gtctcccatcccgtatacgaatactccacctgaaatctgcaccacctcagattcgtggggtgatgcctttaataataaaatcaatCAGGGCCTTGTGGGCTAAGCATTAGTcatagaggatctatgacatgtaaactaaagttactaagagaaaaaagtaggttaGAGAGTCGAGAAATAAATGCGCCAGTGAGTACCCCCcaacaactacattttcctcgtGAGCTGTATTTGGACGCATCGTTGATGCTTCTGCTTCACTGAAGGACGGCAAAATGAATGGTTCAGAAAAACTTCTTTGAGGTGAAATATGTCCCATGTATCCAAATGTGTTGAGTTCTCACGTTTTCGTAATATTCTTCAGAACAAATCAGGTGCAAATGTATGTTTATCTCAATTAGAGGAAAGCCAATGCAGTTCGGCTTTTCTCGACTTCGAAACCGCTTCCGACTTTTCCTATCggggccgtcttctcaacccGCTTTGCGCATATGAAGTACCACGAAAGTTCGTCTACTTGGTGACGTGGACCAACCaacaactgctgcagctcGAACACTACACGCCGGCTGTACATCATCGTATAGAGTGCTATAGTagagttaaaacgacatgaaccacgatgcagttgcgtaagcggttgcgctaaAAGCggtgcgtagcggttaggatcgagtgaagaTACAttctaccaccgttcattgctgcagttcgcaatggccCCATCTTGCTTACGCAACcttaccgtgcttcatgtcgttttgacgtgACCGTAACTGGAGTGAGGTAAGGTGGTGACACAAGGACCAGCGACAGGACCTTTCCTTTTAACCTTCGCTACCGATGaaatcatgcgaagaacagtcgatatCAGTGCCCTGCTGATATCGTCTTAGCGCCATCAGGGTGCCATTTGAACGATTACCTTTGTTCTAGCATGCCAGCGAGATTGTTATTCGAGAAAAGCACTGTGCAcattcaacatgttgtcaaccatGTATCGAAGCTAATTTCACCCCATGGGCTACGTCTACGTCCCCGGAAAGCGCAAATATCTCTTTGAGGCCTCCAGCAAGAATTAGGTTGGACGGGAAATCGATTGAACTTGTCGATGAGTTCTTGATGcttgtatgctgaaaaacaatAGCAGGTATGAGGGGGATTTACAGCAAAAGTGCACTAACGCTACGTCTACATCCACATCtgtaacgaaatgcctgttgTCGGTCCCATCACCAATGAAGTCAAgttgcgagtctacctatccacaACTTGTCCCATCATACCATACGGATCGGAAACTTGGACAACACCTTCTACAGTGATGGAGATGCTTGATTGCGCGGAAAGGAAGCCGCTTAGATGGTTGCTAGGCTACTTTAGGACTGAAGTATGCTGgaatgaagatctttatgcGGAAATCGATGTGCTGTACATGCCCATGACACATGGGAAGTGTCAACATCTGATGCCGTCGTCGAAAATGATTatagaaaatcattttcacTACTTTGGTCACATACTAAGGAGACAAGCAGACCGCCTTGTTCAAAGTGCGTGTTCTGAGGAGTCATTTGGGTTCAAACTGAAACAGGGCACCCGGCCGAAAacgaaagttctggactgaggtggtaaaagaggacctgagcACACTCGACGTCGGTGGGCAGTTCACGTCAGGTTTCGCAGCATGTGAAATAGTAACGAATAGATGGATCTTGTGTAAGCTCTTGatgaagatcgagaaggttgagcAGAGTTATGCTCAAGGAGGACCCACCTCGGTGGAGATGCGGGGAATCGCGTCAAGCGATAATATTACCCCACCGATTGAGTCAATGTTAATCGGTCAAGAAAGAGGGACATATATTTCCAGTGTTAACCGGTGTAGTGCGTAAAATTTCGTAGTCTTTCAGCAGCACATTCTCTTAAAGGACCTTAGGGGGCAAAcactatttttgtttgttgttatgCTTTGAAGACGAGAAATACTTCTACATTTAGACTCCTTTGGCGTGCTTGAAGCTTCCTCAAATATGGATTCAGCGTTTCAATCATAGCAAAGATACGCCATAAGTGATCCTGACACACGTATGGAATGCCAAGAAATTATTTCCTGAACCAAAACAATGTCCGTGCCTTCAAAGATTTCGTAAAAGCATAAATATATTCTACTCTTTCTCGCCGCTGCCTATCCACGTCTTCAACTTACATTTGTAA
This window of the Necator americanus strain Aroian chromosome III, whole genome shotgun sequence genome carries:
- a CDS encoding hypothetical protein (NECATOR_CHRIII.G12772.T1) — translated: MPVVGPITNEVKLRVYLSTTCPIIPYGSETWTTPSTVMEMLDCAERKPLRWLLGYFRTEVCWNEDLYAEIDVLYMPMTHGKCQHLMPSSKMIIENHFHYFGHILRRQADRLVQSACSEESFGFKLKQGTRPKTKVLD